Proteins from a single region of Chryseobacterium scophthalmum:
- a CDS encoding lipocalin-like domain-containing protein: protein MKKHLLLFAFSALALTSCEDDDVQGYEMDMLKGEWKTVKTEVISGKDNTTVLNTFTPTGCDTKSITEFRTDYYASYTGFSGVGANCTSQKTEGTYTYDNESKELVTKYINDNERKYKVVILSNTELRMMQMFDNIDVNGDMVIDVTYITYKR from the coding sequence ATGAAAAAACACTTACTCTTATTTGCCTTTTCTGCATTAGCATTAACATCTTGTGAAGATGATGACGTTCAGGGTTATGAAATGGACATGCTGAAAGGCGAATGGAAAACTGTAAAAACTGAAGTAATATCAGGAAAAGACAATACCACTGTATTAAATACATTCACTCCTACAGGTTGTGACACTAAAAGTATCACAGAGTTCAGAACTGATTATTACGCTTCTTATACTGGTTTTTCAGGAGTTGGTGCAAACTGTACCAGTCAAAAAACAGAAGGAACTTACACTTACGATAACGAATCTAAAGAGTTGGTTACAAAATACATCAATGATAACGAAAGAAAATATAAAGTTGTTATTTTAAGCAATACTGAGCTTAGAATGATGCAGATGTTTGATAATATTGACGTAAATGGCGATATGGTGATAGACGTTACATATATTACTTACAAAAGATAA
- a CDS encoding GDSL-type esterase/lipase family protein, translating to MKKIFSVVLLLTFALIFSQEKQPMFWQDIQNFKKLDQENAPPKNSILLVGSSSFTKWQDVSDYFPGKTIINRGFGGSRLTDLNYFSEDLLSPYQPKQIIIYCGENDFADNAQLKADVVVDRYKTFYKKIREKFPNIQVDYISIKYSPSRENLWPQMKVANKKIAKFMKKEKNADFIDITKVMNDANGNIRKDLFIEDMLHITPEGYRLWTNVMNPYMK from the coding sequence ATGAAGAAGATTTTTTCAGTAGTATTGCTACTGACTTTCGCCCTGATTTTCTCTCAGGAAAAACAACCAATGTTCTGGCAGGACATTCAGAATTTCAAAAAATTAGATCAGGAAAACGCACCTCCAAAAAATTCTATTCTTTTAGTAGGGAGCTCATCATTCACAAAATGGCAGGATGTTTCAGATTATTTTCCAGGTAAAACTATTATCAACAGGGGTTTCGGAGGATCAAGATTGACCGATTTAAACTATTTTTCTGAAGATTTATTGAGCCCTTATCAACCTAAACAGATTATTATTTATTGCGGAGAAAATGATTTTGCAGATAATGCACAATTAAAAGCCGATGTTGTAGTTGACCGATACAAAACGTTTTACAAAAAAATACGTGAGAAATTCCCAAATATTCAGGTTGATTATATTTCAATAAAATATTCGCCGAGTCGCGAAAATCTGTGGCCTCAAATGAAAGTAGCCAACAAAAAAATTGCGAAGTTTATGAAAAAAGAAAAAAATGCTGATTTCATAGACATTACAAAAGTGATGAATGATGCTAACGGAAACATCAGAAAAGATCTTTTTATAGAAGACATGCTTCATATTACGCCAGAAGGTTACAGACTTTGGACCAATGTGATGAATCCTTATATGAAATAA
- a CDS encoding iron-containing alcohol dehydrogenase: MLNFEFKNPTKILFGKGEIAKISNEIPKDAKILMIYGGGSIKKNGVYDQVKEALKDHDLHEFGGVPANPEYEVLVNALNFIKENKINYLLAVGGGSVIDGVKFLSAAANYEGEPWEILKKPVRTFEGEGMPFGTILTLPATGSEMNSGYVISRRETNEKLSSGGPGLFPQFSVLDPEVIRSIPKNQIANGIADAYTHVLEQYMTAPSSADLQERIAESILISLQNAAPKVMSDEFDYDAAGNFMWCCTMALNGLIQKGVITDWAVHAMGHELTAYYGIDHARTLAVVAPSHYRYNFDAKKGKLAQYAERVWGITEGSTEEKAEQAIVKLEEFFHSLQIQTKLSDYTQDFAGTAERVEKAFTERNWLGLGENKNLTPQDAFKIVEMSY; encoded by the coding sequence ATGCTTAATTTCGAGTTTAAAAATCCCACAAAAATACTTTTCGGAAAAGGTGAAATCGCAAAAATTTCAAATGAAATCCCTAAAGATGCCAAAATCTTAATGATTTACGGTGGCGGAAGCATCAAGAAAAACGGTGTTTACGATCAGGTAAAAGAAGCTTTAAAAGATCATGATTTACATGAATTTGGGGGTGTTCCTGCCAATCCTGAATATGAAGTTCTGGTAAATGCTTTAAATTTCATCAAAGAAAACAAAATCAATTATCTTCTTGCTGTTGGTGGCGGATCGGTGATTGACGGCGTTAAATTCCTTTCTGCAGCTGCCAATTACGAAGGTGAGCCTTGGGAAATTCTTAAAAAACCGGTTCGTACTTTTGAAGGTGAAGGAATGCCTTTCGGAACTATTCTTACGTTGCCTGCTACAGGATCTGAAATGAATTCAGGATATGTAATTTCAAGAAGAGAAACCAATGAAAAATTGTCTTCAGGCGGACCAGGATTGTTTCCGCAATTTTCAGTTTTAGATCCGGAAGTAATCAGATCGATTCCTAAAAATCAGATTGCAAACGGAATTGCAGATGCTTATACACACGTTTTAGAACAATATATGACGGCTCCCTCTTCTGCTGATCTTCAGGAAAGAATTGCCGAAAGTATTTTGATAAGTCTTCAGAATGCCGCTCCAAAAGTGATGTCTGATGAGTTTGATTATGATGCTGCAGGAAATTTTATGTGGTGTTGTACGATGGCTCTAAACGGTTTAATCCAAAAAGGAGTGATTACCGATTGGGCAGTTCATGCAATGGGACACGAATTAACCGCGTATTATGGAATTGATCATGCAAGAACTTTGGCTGTAGTTGCACCTTCGCATTACCGTTATAATTTTGATGCTAAAAAAGGAAAACTGGCACAATACGCAGAGCGAGTTTGGGGAATTACTGAAGGAAGTACCGAAGAAAAAGCTGAACAAGCGATTGTAAAACTGGAAGAGTTTTTCCACAGTCTTCAAATTCAGACTAAATTATCAGATTACACGCAAGATTTTGCCGGAACTGCAGAAAGAGTTGAAAAAGCTTTTACTGAAAGAAATTGGTTAGGTTTGGGTGAAAATAAGAATCTTACTCCTCAAGATGCTTTCAAAATCGTTGAGATGAGTTATTAA